A genomic window from Micromonospora ferruginea includes:
- a CDS encoding ferredoxin — protein MVSAAGEAATVRVRVDRDACCGSGNCVLTAPEVFAQDDGDGLVLLRVTAPPAGSDERVRRAADLCPAGAIQVT, from the coding sequence GTGGTGAGCGCCGCCGGCGAGGCGGCGACCGTGCGGGTGCGGGTCGACCGGGACGCCTGCTGCGGTTCGGGCAACTGTGTGCTCACCGCCCCGGAGGTCTTCGCCCAGGACGACGGCGACGGGCTGGTGCTGCTGCGAGTCACCGCGCCGCCGGCGGGCAGCGACGAGCGGGTGCGCCGCGCCGCCGACCTGTGCCCGGCCGGGGCCATCCAGGTCACCTGA
- a CDS encoding cation transporter, with protein MTLPLVALTPAGPSPARRQVLARRVRLLVAATITYNVIEAVVAITAGTVASSTALIGFGLDSVIEVSSAAAVAWQFAAPDPQAREKVALRVIAVSFFALAAYVTVESVRALAGGADAEHSSIGLVLAALSLAIMPVLSYAQRRAGRELGSRSAVADSKQTLLCTYLSAVLLVGLGVNSLFGWSWADPIAALVIAAVAVKEGREAWRGDACCAVPPTATLTGTDTVAGEPAADGGDACGCHPGCACC; from the coding sequence ATGACCCTGCCCCTGGTCGCCCTCACCCCCGCCGGGCCGTCGCCGGCCCGCCGCCAGGTGCTCGCCCGCCGGGTACGGCTGCTCGTCGCCGCCACCATCACCTACAACGTCATCGAGGCCGTGGTGGCGATCACCGCCGGCACCGTGGCCTCGTCGACCGCGCTGATCGGCTTCGGCCTCGACTCGGTCATCGAGGTGTCCTCGGCCGCGGCGGTGGCCTGGCAGTTCGCCGCCCCTGACCCGCAGGCCCGGGAGAAGGTCGCGCTTCGGGTCATCGCGGTGTCGTTCTTCGCCCTCGCCGCCTACGTCACCGTCGAGTCGGTCCGGGCGCTGGCCGGCGGCGCCGACGCCGAACACTCCAGCATCGGCCTGGTGCTGGCCGCGCTGTCGCTGGCGATCATGCCGGTGCTGTCGTACGCGCAGCGGCGCGCCGGCCGGGAACTCGGCTCCCGCTCCGCGGTCGCCGACTCCAAGCAGACCCTGCTGTGCACGTACCTGTCCGCGGTCCTGCTCGTCGGCCTCGGCGTCAACAGCCTGTTCGGTTGGTCCTGGGCCGACCCGATCGCCGCGCTGGTCATCGCCGCCGTCGCAGTCAAGGAAGGCCGCGAGGCGTGGCGCGGCGACGCCTGCTGCGCCGTCCCACCGACCGCCACCCTCACCGGCACCGACACCGTCGCCGGTGAGCCCGCCGCCGACGGAGGCGACGCCTGCGGATGCCACCCCGGCTGCGCGTGCTGCTAG
- a CDS encoding RidA family protein has translation MPVTRFSPDGLQPHTPYEHVAVATGSRHIHVSGQIARLADGSPVAPGDLTGQVAQALRNTGRALAGADASFEDVVRLTFYVTNWSPEKIGPFMAGIESVVEELGLPWPLPPASLIGVDHLFEPDVLVELEATAISE, from the coding sequence ATGCCTGTCACCCGCTTCAGCCCCGACGGTCTTCAGCCGCACACCCCCTACGAGCACGTGGCGGTAGCCACCGGGTCGCGTCACATCCACGTCAGCGGTCAGATCGCCCGACTGGCGGATGGCTCACCGGTCGCCCCGGGTGACCTGACCGGGCAGGTCGCGCAGGCGCTGCGCAACACCGGCCGAGCCCTCGCCGGAGCCGACGCGTCCTTCGAGGACGTGGTCCGGTTGACCTTCTACGTCACCAACTGGTCGCCCGAGAAGATCGGGCCGTTCATGGCCGGGATCGAATCGGTCGTCGAGGAACTCGGCCTTCCCTGGCCCCTTCCGCCGGCGTCGCTGATCGGGGTGGACCACCTCTTCGAGCCCGACGTGCTCGTCGAACTGGAGGCGACTGCGATCTCGGAGTGA
- a CDS encoding ArsR/SmtB family transcription factor produces the protein MHSQVLARFGHALSDPTRARLLLALRDGPGYPAELADLLGATRQNVSNHLSCLRGCGLVVAVPQGRRTRYELADARLAHALADLLGLVLAVDPAACPDASGKGCC, from the coding sequence ATGCATTCGCAGGTGCTGGCCCGCTTCGGTCACGCCCTGTCCGACCCGACCCGGGCGCGGCTGCTGCTCGCGCTGCGGGACGGGCCGGGCTACCCGGCGGAGCTGGCCGACCTGCTGGGCGCGACCCGGCAGAACGTGTCGAACCACCTGTCCTGCCTGCGTGGCTGCGGTCTGGTGGTCGCCGTGCCACAGGGTCGCCGTACCCGCTATGAGCTGGCCGACGCTCGCCTGGCGCACGCCCTGGCCGACCTTCTCGGCCTCGTCCTGGCCGTCGACCCCGCCGCCTGCCCGGACGCCTCCGGGAAGGGTTGCTGCTGA
- a CDS encoding LysE family translocator, whose translation MLGLSVAALTGYLAAIVVLMITPGPDMMFVLANATRYGARSGVVAALGVAAGEAVHVAAVVGGLATLISASPVLFTAIRWAGAAYLIVLGIRAARHRDPVTATGPDHGASPGRAFLRGLATNLLNPKMILFSVAFLPQFVDPGAGNATAQLVLLGALFVAVQLAVDVTLGAGAGRLARRLADRRWSRRINRVCAVAFVALGVRLALG comes from the coding sequence ATGCTCGGACTGTCCGTGGCGGCCCTCACCGGATACCTCGCCGCGATCGTCGTCCTCATGATCACACCCGGCCCGGACATGATGTTCGTGCTGGCCAACGCCACCCGCTACGGGGCCCGCTCCGGCGTCGTCGCCGCGCTCGGCGTCGCCGCCGGGGAAGCCGTGCACGTCGCGGCGGTGGTCGGGGGACTGGCCACGCTGATCAGCGCCTCACCGGTCCTGTTCACCGCCATCCGATGGGCCGGCGCCGCCTACCTGATCGTCCTGGGGATCCGGGCCGCCCGCCACCGCGATCCGGTCACCGCCACCGGTCCGGACCACGGCGCGTCGCCCGGCCGGGCGTTTCTGCGCGGCCTGGCGACGAACCTGCTCAACCCCAAGATGATCCTGTTCAGCGTGGCGTTCCTGCCCCAGTTCGTCGACCCCGGCGCCGGCAACGCCACGGCGCAACTCGTCCTGCTCGGCGCCCTGTTCGTCGCCGTGCAACTCGCCGTGGACGTCACCCTCGGCGCGGGCGCCGGCCGGCTCGCCCGCCGGTTGGCCGACCGGCGGTGGTCGCGGCGGATCAACCGGGTCTGCGCGGTCGCGTTCGTCGCGCTCGGCGTCCGCCTCGCACTGGGCTAG
- a CDS encoding acyl-CoA thioesterase, whose protein sequence is MPDTITLAGRPPSASHLTLSQIMDQHHTNLMGTVHGGRILNLIDSVAGVVAARHSDGPAVTAAIDETAFLRAVRVGDVVHVDARITWAGRSSMEVAVKVSADRWDRAVPPVDVATAHLVMVAVDDHGDPRAVPPLLPQTDGDRRRYREAQIRREHRLALRRALLDGAGEG, encoded by the coding sequence GTGCCCGACACCATCACACTCGCCGGCCGACCACCGTCGGCCTCGCACCTGACCCTGTCGCAGATCATGGACCAGCACCACACCAACCTGATGGGTACGGTCCACGGTGGCCGGATCCTCAACCTGATCGACTCGGTCGCCGGGGTCGTCGCCGCCCGCCACTCCGACGGCCCGGCGGTCACCGCCGCCATCGACGAGACCGCCTTCCTGCGCGCGGTCCGCGTCGGCGACGTGGTCCACGTCGACGCCCGGATCACCTGGGCCGGCCGCAGCTCGATGGAGGTGGCGGTGAAGGTCAGCGCGGACCGCTGGGACCGCGCGGTACCGCCGGTCGACGTGGCCACGGCACACCTGGTGATGGTGGCCGTGGACGACCACGGCGACCCCCGCGCCGTCCCGCCGCTGCTGCCGCAGACCGACGGGGACCGGCGACGCTACCGGGAGGCGCAGATCCGGCGGGAACACCGGCTGGCGCTGCGCCGGGCCCTGCTCGACGGCGCCGGGGAGGGCTGA
- a CDS encoding cytochrome P450, giving the protein MTRTVETELPLWPPVNTARGPFTPLDDAERRRYVGPVRRVRLPTGSSAWLVTRHADVRHMLRQPAFSSDFDRPGFPLLRPPARSTAGDSKGSFIRMDGAEHSRLRRMLTAEFMIKNVRRIEPLIRGSVDQALDDLAAAGPPADLVSTFALPLPSMVICHLLGVPYADHDFFQTRSRTLLDREMPPERVRRDFEELRDYVRTLVDDRRARADDADDLLGRLVRERVEPGELEVDELVGMALLLLIAGHETTANMIGLSVLLLTGDPARYAILRDEPERAADLVEELLRYLSIVRTGLFRVAVEDVEVGGRLIRAGEGAIALISLANRDDEVFDDPDAFDPYRQAHQQVAFGFGVHQCIGQPLARAELRIALVALARRFPGLRVTAAPEELSTRDNSIVFGLDTLPVTW; this is encoded by the coding sequence GTGACGCGCACCGTGGAGACGGAACTGCCGCTCTGGCCCCCGGTCAACACCGCCCGCGGCCCGTTCACTCCGTTGGACGACGCCGAACGCCGGCGCTACGTCGGCCCGGTGCGGCGGGTGCGACTGCCCACCGGATCCTCGGCGTGGCTGGTCACCCGGCACGCCGACGTACGCCACATGCTGCGCCAGCCGGCCTTCAGCTCCGACTTCGACCGCCCCGGCTTCCCGTTGCTGCGACCGCCGGCCCGCTCGACGGCCGGCGACAGCAAGGGCTCGTTCATCCGGATGGACGGCGCCGAGCACTCCCGGTTGCGGCGGATGCTCACCGCCGAGTTCATGATCAAGAACGTCCGCCGGATCGAGCCGCTGATCCGGGGCTCCGTCGACCAGGCGCTCGACGACCTGGCCGCCGCCGGGCCCCCGGCCGACCTGGTGTCGACCTTCGCCCTGCCGCTGCCGTCCATGGTGATCTGTCACCTCCTCGGCGTCCCCTACGCCGACCACGACTTCTTCCAGACCCGCAGCCGCACGCTGCTCGACCGCGAGATGCCGCCGGAGCGGGTCCGGCGCGACTTCGAGGAGCTGCGCGACTACGTCCGGACCCTCGTGGACGACCGGCGGGCCCGGGCCGACGACGCCGACGACCTGCTCGGCCGACTCGTGCGGGAGCGGGTCGAACCGGGGGAGTTGGAGGTCGACGAACTGGTCGGCATGGCGCTGCTGCTGCTCATCGCCGGGCACGAGACCACCGCCAACATGATCGGGCTCAGCGTCCTGCTGCTGACCGGGGACCCCGCCCGCTACGCGATCCTGCGCGACGAGCCCGAGCGGGCGGCGGACCTGGTGGAGGAGTTGCTGCGCTACCTGAGCATCGTGCGGACCGGGTTGTTCCGGGTCGCCGTCGAGGACGTCGAGGTCGGCGGTCGGCTGATCCGGGCCGGCGAGGGCGCCATCGCCCTCATCTCCCTGGCCAACCGCGACGACGAGGTGTTCGACGATCCCGACGCGTTCGACCCGTACCGTCAGGCGCACCAGCAGGTGGCCTTCGGGTTCGGGGTGCACCAGTGCATCGGGCAGCCGTTGGCGCGCGCCGAGTTGCGCATCGCGTTGGTGGCGCTGGCCCGCCGATTCCCCGGACTGCGGGTGACGGCGGCACCCGAGGAGCTGAGCACCCGGGACAATTCCATCGTCTTCGGCCTCGACACGCTGCCGGTGACGTGGTGA
- a CDS encoding winged helix-turn-helix transcriptional regulator → MRDTTTPHVGELRIDAPHRELLDQVLDKWSLSVLNELCERPCRFNELRRAVPAVTQKSLTATLRRLERNGIIEREVVATRPVAVEYRITRLGKTLRAPVDTLLEWADTYLPQIEHARKAFDAEIE, encoded by the coding sequence ATGCGCGATACCACCACCCCCCACGTCGGCGAGCTGCGCATCGACGCACCCCACCGCGAGTTGCTCGACCAGGTGCTGGACAAGTGGTCGCTCAGCGTTCTCAACGAGCTGTGCGAGCGCCCGTGCCGGTTCAACGAGCTGCGCCGGGCGGTCCCGGCGGTGACGCAGAAGTCGCTCACGGCGACACTACGACGTCTGGAGCGCAACGGGATCATCGAGCGCGAGGTGGTCGCGACTCGTCCGGTCGCGGTGGAGTACCGGATCACCCGGTTGGGAAAGACCCTGCGCGCCCCGGTCGACACGCTCCTCGAGTGGGCCGACACGTACCTGCCCCAGATCGAACACGCCCGCAAGGCGTTCGACGCCGAGATCGAATAG
- a CDS encoding LysR family transcriptional regulator: MTLNPWRLRLLADLATYGTVRAVAQRGNLSPSAVSQQLTTLERETRTALLERTGRRVRLTAAGMLLAGRAREILAAMDAAEAELRRLADEPAGTVTVAAFQSAVQALAEPALARLAARHPDVQVVLLELEPHESMPALRRGDVDLIITTADFAGAQLSPEIDLVPLATDPVVLVLPPGHSLSSVESVALEACAQQRWTFDVAGSYMSELSTRLCREAGFEPVVICRFNNYMLALQHVENGRSITMLPKLAVDPRYRVVTRPLNPPLTRRITAAVRRPAASRPEVAAVLSALRAGD, encoded by the coding sequence ATGACGCTGAATCCGTGGCGACTGCGCCTGCTCGCCGACCTGGCGACCTACGGCACCGTCCGGGCCGTCGCGCAGCGCGGCAACCTGAGCCCGTCGGCGGTGTCGCAGCAGCTGACCACGCTGGAACGGGAGACCCGGACCGCGCTGCTGGAGCGCACCGGGCGGCGGGTGCGGCTCACCGCGGCCGGAATGTTGCTCGCCGGTCGGGCTCGGGAGATTCTTGCGGCCATGGACGCGGCCGAGGCGGAGCTGCGTCGCCTCGCCGACGAGCCGGCCGGCACGGTCACCGTGGCCGCGTTCCAGAGTGCCGTGCAAGCCCTCGCCGAACCGGCGCTGGCCCGTCTCGCGGCCCGGCACCCGGACGTGCAGGTGGTGCTGCTGGAGCTGGAGCCGCACGAGAGCATGCCGGCGCTGCGTCGGGGTGACGTGGATCTGATCATCACGACGGCCGACTTCGCCGGCGCGCAGCTCTCCCCGGAGATCGACCTGGTGCCGCTCGCCACCGACCCGGTCGTGCTCGTGCTGCCCCCGGGGCACTCGCTGAGCAGTGTCGAGTCGGTGGCTCTGGAGGCGTGCGCGCAGCAGCGCTGGACGTTCGACGTCGCCGGCTCGTACATGTCCGAGCTGTCCACCCGGCTGTGTCGGGAGGCCGGGTTCGAGCCCGTGGTGATCTGCCGGTTCAACAACTACATGCTGGCGCTGCAGCACGTGGAAAACGGCCGTTCGATCACCATGCTGCCGAAGCTGGCGGTCGACCCGCGGTACCGGGTGGTGACCCGGCCGTTGAACCCGCCGCTGACCCGGCGCATCACGGCTGCGGTCCGGCGACCGGCTGCGTCACGCCCGGAGGTGGCGGCCGTGCTCAGCGCGCTGAGGGCAGGTGACTGA
- a CDS encoding pectinesterase family protein: MSKRALPGRRVGVLSTAAAVALTVPVAVVALGGPADAATPVAGGTYTLANGASGKCIVVTGAGTDNGVRLAQVACDAGAPAQQFRAVSQNGAYGLTNLNSGKCIDVPNYSSTTGEQLWQWTCGTSTNQTWTLTPSNVADKFLIRSNLNNLCIANKDGSTAGNNPIIQEPCADTARMQWRFNPTGSTPTTPPSGGTSTVASDGSGTYRTVQEAVDAVPANNTTRRVITIKPGTYRQVVRVPSNKPNITFQGLGSSPSNTTIVYHNSAHTSGTSGSASMFVDGANFVAENLTISNDYDENTYETGDQAVALHLNADRAVLRNVRLLGDQDTFLVNDRTRAYVVNSYIEGTTDFVFGGGTVVFNACTVHEKRSSGGTMTAASTDAAKTYGFLFYRSTITGAGSNNTTLGRPWRQGAQVLYRESNLSSTVKNAQPWTNMGDATWQNARFSEYRNTGAGATVNGNRPQLSDAQAATYTPQRYLAGSDGWTPM, from the coding sequence ATGTCCAAGAGAGCACTTCCGGGACGCCGGGTCGGCGTCCTGTCCACGGCCGCCGCCGTGGCGCTCACCGTCCCGGTCGCCGTCGTGGCGCTGGGCGGCCCTGCCGACGCCGCCACTCCGGTCGCCGGCGGCACCTACACCCTGGCCAACGGCGCCAGCGGCAAATGCATCGTCGTGACCGGCGCCGGCACCGACAACGGAGTACGCCTCGCGCAGGTGGCCTGCGACGCCGGCGCCCCGGCGCAACAGTTCCGGGCGGTGTCGCAGAACGGCGCCTACGGCCTGACCAACCTCAACAGCGGCAAGTGCATCGACGTGCCCAACTACTCCAGCACCACCGGCGAACAGCTCTGGCAGTGGACCTGCGGCACCAGCACCAACCAGACCTGGACCCTCACCCCCTCCAACGTCGCCGACAAGTTCCTCATCCGCAGCAACCTCAACAACCTCTGCATCGCCAACAAGGACGGCTCCACCGCCGGCAACAACCCCATCATCCAGGAACCCTGCGCCGACACCGCCCGCATGCAATGGCGCTTCAACCCCACCGGCAGCACCCCCACCACCCCGCCGTCGGGCGGGACGTCGACGGTCGCCTCGGACGGCAGCGGCACCTACCGCACGGTGCAGGAGGCCGTGGACGCGGTCCCCGCGAACAACACCACCCGGCGGGTCATCACCATCAAGCCCGGCACCTACCGGCAGGTGGTGCGCGTGCCGTCGAACAAGCCGAACATCACCTTCCAGGGTCTCGGCTCGTCGCCGTCGAACACCACGATCGTCTACCACAACTCCGCCCACACCAGCGGCACCTCCGGCAGCGCCAGCATGTTCGTCGACGGGGCGAACTTCGTCGCGGAGAACCTGACCATCTCCAACGACTACGACGAGAACACCTACGAGACCGGCGACCAGGCCGTGGCGTTGCACCTCAACGCCGACCGGGCGGTGCTGCGCAACGTGCGGCTCCTCGGCGACCAGGACACCTTCCTGGTCAACGACCGCACCCGCGCCTACGTGGTCAACTCCTACATCGAGGGCACCACCGACTTCGTCTTCGGCGGCGGCACTGTCGTCTTCAACGCCTGCACCGTCCACGAGAAGCGCTCCTCCGGCGGCACCATGACCGCCGCGAGCACCGACGCCGCCAAGACCTACGGCTTCCTGTTCTACCGCTCCACCATCACCGGCGCCGGCAGCAACAACACCACCCTCGGCCGGCCCTGGCGGCAGGGCGCGCAGGTGCTCTACCGAGAGTCCAACCTGAGCAGCACCGTCAAGAACGCCCAGCCGTGGACCAACATGGGCGACGCCACCTGGCAGAACGCCCGCTTCTCCGAATACCGCAACACCGGTGCCGGCGCGACCGTCAACGGCAACCGTCCCCAGCTCAGCGACGCGCAGGCCGCCACCTACACGCCGCAGAGGTACCTGGCCGGCAGCGACGGCTGGACCCCGATGTGA